One genomic region from Stackebrandtia nassauensis DSM 44728 encodes:
- a CDS encoding PadR family transcriptional regulator has translation MVERLKLTTTVVRVLTCFIEDVDADRYGMDLMRDSDLASGTLYPILNRLEEAGWLTASWEKVEAGATARPARRYYRLTPDGAKAARTELAAVHERLSKALGPLGKPRTT, from the coding sequence ATGGTTGAAAGGCTGAAACTGACCACCACGGTGGTACGGGTGCTGACGTGTTTCATCGAAGACGTCGACGCCGACCGCTACGGCATGGATCTCATGCGCGACAGCGACCTGGCCAGCGGAACCCTCTATCCGATCCTGAACCGGCTGGAGGAGGCCGGCTGGCTGACCGCCTCCTGGGAAAAGGTCGAGGCCGGCGCGACCGCCCGGCCAGCACGGCGGTACTACCGGCTGACTCCCGACGGCGCCAAGGCCGCCCGCACCGAACTGGCCGCCGTGCACGAGCGGCTGTCCAAGGCGCTGGGGCCGTTGGGAAAGCCGAGGACCACATGA
- a CDS encoding dihydrofolate reductase family protein, whose protein sequence is MNTVIFDISMSLDGYISAANRTADEPNGEGSHVLHDWVFADGDPANEALVASGWDNIGAVIAGRATYDLSVPYWQADGPSGPARRPVIVVTHNAPRHSPEDGVYEFVTDGIEAALARATAVAGNGDVTVMGGAALGRQFIEAGLLDEISLHVAPVLFGDGTRLFETMKIDHTRLQVRDVINTPAATHLRYRVLKAHV, encoded by the coding sequence ATGAACACCGTTATCTTCGACATCAGCATGTCGCTGGACGGCTACATCAGTGCCGCCAACCGCACCGCCGACGAACCCAACGGCGAAGGCAGCCACGTGCTGCACGACTGGGTGTTCGCCGACGGCGACCCCGCCAACGAAGCCCTGGTGGCGTCCGGTTGGGACAACATCGGCGCGGTCATCGCCGGTCGCGCCACCTACGATTTGTCGGTGCCGTACTGGCAGGCGGACGGCCCCAGTGGACCGGCGCGCCGCCCGGTCATCGTGGTCACCCACAATGCGCCGCGACACAGTCCCGAAGACGGCGTCTACGAGTTCGTCACCGACGGCATCGAAGCCGCCCTGGCACGCGCCACGGCCGTGGCGGGCAATGGTGACGTCACGGTCATGGGCGGAGCCGCGCTGGGACGGCAGTTCATCGAGGCGGGGCTCCTCGACGAGATCAGCCTCCATGTGGCGCCGGTGCTCTTCGGTGACGGCACCCGCCTGTTCGAGACGATGAAGATCGACCACACCCGGCTTCAGGTGCGCGACGTCATCAACACCCCCGCGGCCACGCACCTTCGCTACCGGGTGCTCAAAGCCCACGTGTAG
- a CDS encoding ATP-binding protein: protein MDTPGLGPISKREAEVLAVLGEHLTNAQIAHRLHISVRTVENHVSSLLRKLGAANRQALAAIAGPRPDAPSPGTVIGIPHGHTTFVGRRPDHDAVVTALADARLVSLMGPGGMGKTRLAAVVATAVAPAFPAGAAFVDLVPVRPGQVTVAVAQVLGVTERPPQTLDHTIVGWLKQGRFLLVLDNCEHVVDDVAALAAMVQQRCPNTTILATTRRRLAVPGEQVVRLGPLPIEPDAVRLFFDRARAVDAELDIDPQTAAAICRNLDGMPLAVEIAAARAASLGAEGLRAAAGDRLRLASGTRGVHPRHSSLSAVMSWSYDLLDTEAQAALRALSVFTGSFDLSAVAAATASTHDSAVADVIGRLADDSLVVRDGRFGRGRWRLLDTVRAFAAQRRDPAEHSRVRERYIAWAAQTAARLAAELGDDEQLDFAAVAADLRAAAASTAASPDPTAHRLAVSLATVTFAYGFNREAREHFTGAAQRAPDARQAGRDLCAAANVATAVYDGPAAFDLFLAAANRSRAAGLDNDAAAATASALITALRFPGEFPQRLTPEDGARLLATAMRDATQDDPRTAALIAAARAWNDGTGADEALELARALGDPLLLLGALDIAMTDPGRRAQVGEFVAERLRLVAELPRHDPAAATEITDTFHVATSHAVATGDLPAAASILETAAAQDPLAGHPYVTAPRRIRVAVLAGRFGEALAATEALWDEWQRDGAPTRRWMATAVAMAALAEGLRGTSHSHRWRERALRVAQTDDVTGSIELAACIAFVDARLAVHTGHTVDAGAMVKRAFASFKDETVVPHPAVGGHIWKSYARAAAAELAVFAGLPDAGELLTAASHHAADNRWAAACLARARGRLTGEPEHLASVAAQWDRIGARFERACTLMLIPEHRDEARTELEALGASSPAL from the coding sequence ATGGACACACCGGGTCTGGGGCCCATCTCGAAACGCGAGGCCGAGGTGCTCGCCGTTTTGGGCGAGCACCTGACCAACGCCCAGATCGCCCACCGGTTGCACATCTCGGTGCGGACCGTCGAGAACCATGTGTCGTCGCTGCTGCGCAAACTGGGCGCGGCGAACCGTCAGGCACTGGCCGCGATCGCCGGGCCGCGTCCGGATGCGCCGTCGCCGGGAACCGTGATCGGCATACCGCACGGACACACCACCTTCGTGGGGCGGCGGCCGGATCACGACGCCGTGGTGACGGCGTTGGCCGACGCCCGGCTGGTGAGCCTGATGGGGCCCGGCGGGATGGGCAAGACCCGGCTGGCGGCCGTGGTCGCCACCGCCGTGGCACCGGCGTTCCCGGCCGGGGCGGCGTTCGTGGACCTGGTCCCTGTGCGGCCCGGACAGGTGACCGTGGCGGTGGCGCAGGTCCTGGGCGTGACCGAGCGGCCGCCGCAGACCCTGGACCACACGATCGTCGGCTGGCTCAAGCAGGGCAGGTTCCTGTTGGTCCTGGACAACTGCGAACACGTCGTCGACGATGTCGCCGCCCTGGCCGCGATGGTCCAGCAGCGGTGTCCTAACACGACGATCCTGGCCACCACGCGGCGGCGCCTGGCCGTACCGGGTGAGCAGGTGGTTCGGCTGGGGCCGCTACCGATCGAACCGGACGCGGTGCGACTGTTCTTCGATCGCGCCCGCGCTGTCGACGCCGAACTCGACATCGACCCCCAGACAGCGGCGGCCATCTGCCGCAACCTGGACGGCATGCCGCTGGCCGTCGAGATCGCCGCGGCCCGTGCTGCCTCGCTGGGCGCCGAGGGGCTACGCGCGGCGGCGGGCGATCGGCTGCGGCTGGCCAGCGGTACCAGGGGCGTCCATCCGAGACACTCGTCGCTGAGCGCGGTCATGTCCTGGAGCTACGACCTGCTCGACACCGAGGCGCAGGCGGCCTTGCGGGCGTTGTCGGTGTTCACCGGTTCCTTCGACCTTTCCGCGGTCGCCGCGGCGACCGCATCAACGCACGACAGCGCCGTCGCCGACGTGATCGGTCGGCTCGCCGATGACAGCCTGGTGGTGCGCGACGGCCGGTTCGGGCGTGGCCGTTGGCGACTGCTCGACACCGTGCGCGCCTTCGCCGCGCAAAGACGCGACCCGGCCGAGCACTCGCGAGTGCGGGAACGCTACATCGCCTGGGCAGCCCAGACAGCCGCACGCCTGGCAGCCGAGCTCGGTGACGACGAGCAACTCGATTTCGCCGCGGTCGCCGCCGATCTCAGGGCGGCAGCGGCTTCAACGGCGGCAAGCCCCGATCCCACCGCACACCGCCTGGCCGTCTCACTGGCCACAGTGACCTTCGCGTATGGATTCAACCGCGAAGCCCGTGAGCACTTCACCGGCGCCGCCCAACGCGCCCCCGACGCCCGCCAGGCGGGTCGAGACCTGTGCGCCGCCGCGAATGTGGCCACCGCCGTGTACGACGGCCCGGCGGCTTTCGATCTGTTTCTGGCCGCGGCCAACCGTTCCCGTGCGGCGGGCCTCGACAACGACGCTGCCGCCGCCACCGCCTCGGCCCTCATCACCGCGCTGCGGTTTCCCGGCGAGTTCCCGCAGCGGCTGACACCAGAAGACGGCGCCCGCCTGTTGGCCACCGCGATGCGCGACGCCACCCAGGACGACCCCCGCACCGCGGCGCTGATCGCGGCCGCCCGGGCATGGAACGACGGCACCGGCGCCGACGAAGCCCTGGAACTCGCGCGCGCACTCGGCGACCCGCTGCTGTTGCTGGGCGCGTTGGACATCGCCATGACGGATCCCGGGCGGCGCGCCCAGGTCGGCGAGTTCGTGGCCGAGCGCCTGCGCCTCGTTGCCGAGCTGCCGCGTCACGATCCAGCAGCCGCCACCGAGATCACCGACACTTTCCACGTCGCGACCTCCCACGCCGTGGCGACCGGCGATCTGCCCGCCGCCGCATCGATTCTCGAGACCGCGGCGGCACAGGACCCGCTGGCGGGCCACCCCTACGTCACAGCGCCACGACGCATCCGGGTCGCGGTACTCGCGGGCCGGTTCGGTGAAGCCCTCGCCGCCACCGAAGCGCTGTGGGACGAGTGGCAACGCGACGGCGCCCCCACCCGCCGCTGGATGGCCACCGCTGTGGCGATGGCAGCACTGGCCGAAGGCCTGCGCGGCACCAGCCACAGCCACCGGTGGCGGGAACGGGCACTGCGGGTCGCCCAAACCGACGACGTGACCGGCTCGATCGAACTGGCGGCGTGCATCGCGTTCGTCGACGCCCGCCTAGCAGTACACACTGGACACACGGTCGACGCCGGTGCGATGGTCAAGCGAGCGTTCGCGTCCTTCAAGGACGAAACGGTGGTGCCGCATCCAGCCGTGGGCGGCCACATCTGGAAGAGTTACGCACGCGCCGCTGCTGCCGAACTGGCCGTGTTCGCGGGCCTGCCCGACGCCGGGGAACTGCTTACGGCCGCCAGCCACCACGCCGCCGACAACCGTTGGGCGGCAGCCTGTCTGGCACGGGCGCGAGGGCGCCTGACCGGGGAACCCGAGCACCTGGCCAGCGTCGCGGCGCAATGGGACCGGATAGGTGCACGCTTTGAACGGGCCTGCACCCTCATGTTGATACCGGAACACCGCGACGAGGCACGCACCGAACTGGAAGCTCTCGGAGCCTCCTCCCCCGCGCTGTGA
- a CDS encoding Hsp20/alpha crystallin family protein, whose amino-acid sequence MLMRTDPFRELDRLAQQMLGVNGTASRPAAMPMDAYRTADDYVVRFDLPGVDAESIDLDVERNVLTVKAERRPDFGENDDVEVAERPRGVFSRQLFLGDTLDTDNINADYTNGVLTLHIPVAEQAKPRKIAIGSTTQRKQINA is encoded by the coding sequence ATGTTGATGCGTACCGACCCGTTTCGGGAACTGGACCGTCTCGCCCAGCAGATGCTGGGTGTCAACGGCACCGCGTCGCGGCCCGCGGCCATGCCCATGGATGCCTACCGCACCGCTGACGACTACGTCGTCCGCTTCGACCTACCCGGTGTAGACGCCGAATCGATCGACTTGGACGTCGAACGCAACGTGCTCACCGTCAAAGCCGAACGACGCCCCGACTTCGGCGAGAACGACGACGTCGAAGTCGCCGAACGCCCGCGCGGCGTGTTCTCCCGCCAGCTGTTCCTCGGCGACACACTCGACACCGACAACATCAACGCCGACTACACCAACGGCGTCCTCACCTTGCACATCCCGGTGGCCGAACAAGCCAAACCACGAAAGATCGCCATCGGATCAACCACCCAACGCAAACAAATCAACGCCTAG
- a CDS encoding MerR family transcriptional regulator: MRKDDGSLPDAANFDDVDYPTYTTGQVARMLTVQQAFLRSLDAADIITPQRSPGGHRRYSRRQVTLIVRLREQLDEGHTLAAAVRITDLQDQLEQAHTEISRLRNQPRQ, translated from the coding sequence TTGAGGAAGGACGACGGCTCGTTGCCGGACGCCGCGAATTTCGACGACGTGGACTACCCCACGTACACCACCGGACAGGTGGCGCGCATGCTCACCGTCCAGCAGGCGTTCTTGCGCAGCCTCGACGCCGCCGACATCATCACTCCGCAGCGCTCCCCCGGCGGCCACCGCCGCTACAGCCGCCGCCAGGTCACCCTCATTGTCAGGCTGCGAGAACAACTCGACGAGGGCCACACCCTGGCCGCCGCCGTCCGCATCACTGATCTGCAGGACCAGCTGGAGCAGGCGCACACCGAGATCTCACGACTCCGCAACCAACCCCGGCAATGA